Proteins co-encoded in one Labeo rohita strain BAU-BD-2019 unplaced genomic scaffold, IGBB_LRoh.1.0 scaffold_142, whole genome shotgun sequence genomic window:
- the LOC127158264 gene encoding polymeric immunoglobulin receptor, whose product MKTTIIIIIITTLCLISGQVLCFSVFGCTGGSVMFKCMYKSNDQHKEKYFCRNTDCTTGISTETQRQWVNNWRFNLYDDENSRFFTVFIKNLSREDDGEYTCGNKQKWSHDVTLVVNNKSSSCGTSVIQSAYTGKPITFSCKYEHGFKKYTKVFYRVNGEPVHVLNSSQSSQSSEEKFILSDSQKDHFNVTIRDISTADSGVYLCGVERHESDDQPSETSITHITFIKEIDLNVHSQITSVQVEAYISKSVFIKCKFPQKFKGNKKFIQKDPTQKIPVDEQNQWVRHDKVHI is encoded by the exons ATGAAgaccaccatcatcatcatcatcatcaccactcTCTGTCTGATCTCAG GTCAGGTACTTTGTTTCAGTGTGTTTGGCTGCACTGGAGGGAGTGTAATGTTCAAGTGCATGTACAAGTCTAATGATCAGCATAAAGAAAAGTATTTCTGCAGAAACACAGACTGTACAACAGGAATCAGTACTGAGACTCAGCGCCAATGGGTTAATAATTGGAGATTCAATCTGTATGATGATGAAAACAGCAGATTCTTCACAGTGTTTATCAAGAACCTCAGCAGAGAGGATGATGGGGAATATACATGTGGAAACAAGCAGAAATGGAGTCATGATGTTACATTAGTGGTGAACAACA agtCATCTTCTTGTGGGACGTCTGTTATCCAATCAGCATATACTGGGAAACCGATCACTTTTAGTTGTAAATATGAGCATGGGTTTAAAAAATACACCAAAGTCTTCTACAGAGTGAACGGAGAGCCTGTCCATGTGCTGAACAGCTCACAATCATCACAATCATCTGAGGAGAAGTTCATCCTGTCTGACAGTCAGAAAGATCATTTTAATGTGACCATCAGAGACATTTCTACAGCAGACAGTGGAGTTTATTTATGTGGAGTGGAGAGACACGAATCAGATGATCAACCTTCAGAAACATCAATTACTCACATCACCTTCATTAAAGAGATTGATCTGAATGTTCATA GTCAAATAACATCTGTCCAGGTTGAGGCCTACATCAGTAAATCAGTCTTCATTAAGTGtaaatttccacaaaaattcaAAGGAAACAAGAAATTCATCCAGAAAGATCCAACACAGAAGATCCCTGTTGATGAACAGAATCAATGGGTCCGTCATGATAAAGTGCACAT ATGA